The following coding sequences lie in one Peribacillus frigoritolerans genomic window:
- a CDS encoding MFS transporter: MGSIAAIKTKPQKQDMTLKIMIIIGICHLMNDSLQAVVPAMFPILEKSMSLTYTQLGMIAFCLNIVSSLLQPAVGFYTDKRPFPYALPIGLTSTLIGVIILAIAPNYNIILGAVILMGLGSAIFHPEGSRVAYMAGGPKRGLAQSIYQVGGNSGQALAPLITAIVLVPFGQKGALWFALVALMAVFLLLYIAKWYSQKLVHFQPKKLAAKVINKERSHKVAKALVLILFIIFARSWYVSCMTNFYSFYLIEQYSFTIKSAQFFLFAFLAAGAVGTFFGGPLADRFGRKNVIFFSFAASMPLTALLPFVPPTAAFILLLMAGFIIMSSFSVTVIYAQELVPGKVGTMAGLTVGLAFGMGAIGSVSLGAIADIIGIESMIKLVGFLPLLGIISMSLPTDQTLKKWYAEE; encoded by the coding sequence ATGGGAAGTATCGCTGCCATTAAAACAAAGCCGCAAAAACAGGATATGACTCTTAAAATCATGATCATCATAGGCATATGCCATTTAATGAATGATTCTCTACAGGCTGTCGTACCGGCCATGTTCCCAATCCTCGAAAAATCAATGTCGTTAACGTATACACAGCTGGGGATGATTGCATTCTGCCTGAATATCGTCTCATCGCTTCTGCAGCCGGCAGTTGGGTTCTATACGGATAAAAGGCCCTTTCCATATGCATTGCCCATTGGGTTGACCAGTACTTTAATCGGGGTCATCATTCTTGCAATTGCCCCAAACTATAACATTATCCTTGGTGCGGTCATCTTGATGGGCTTAGGGTCAGCCATATTCCATCCGGAAGGCTCCAGGGTTGCCTACATGGCAGGCGGACCAAAGAGAGGCCTGGCACAATCAATTTATCAGGTCGGAGGGAATAGCGGGCAGGCACTTGCCCCGCTCATCACAGCCATCGTACTTGTTCCTTTTGGACAAAAAGGCGCACTCTGGTTTGCCCTGGTTGCCTTAATGGCCGTTTTCCTATTGCTGTATATTGCCAAATGGTATTCACAAAAATTGGTTCACTTCCAGCCTAAAAAGCTGGCTGCAAAAGTAATCAATAAAGAGCGGTCCCATAAAGTGGCAAAAGCCCTGGTATTGATTTTATTCATTATTTTTGCCCGTTCCTGGTATGTATCTTGCATGACGAACTTTTATAGTTTTTATTTGATCGAGCAATATTCATTCACGATAAAATCCGCACAATTTTTCCTATTTGCCTTTTTAGCCGCTGGTGCTGTAGGTACGTTTTTCGGAGGTCCGCTTGCTGATAGATTCGGGCGCAAAAATGTCATTTTCTTTTCATTCGCTGCCAGCATGCCACTAACCGCACTTTTACCATTCGTACCTCCTACAGCCGCTTTTATCTTATTATTGATGGCGGGATTCATTATAATGAGCAGTTTTTCCGTCACTGTAATATACGCACAGGAATTGGTCCCGGGGAAAGTCGGAACGATGGCAGGCTTGACTGTAGGGTTAGCCTTTGGAATGGGTGCCATTGGATCCGTTTCATTGGGAGCCATTGCCGATATAATTGGAATCGAATCGATGATTAAGCTAGTGGGATTCCTGCCATTGCTGGGGATCATCAGCATGTCGCTGCCGACTGATCAAACATTGAAAAAATGGTATGCAGAAGAATAA
- a CDS encoding ATP-binding protein, with protein MKTRHKFTTYLLIVILPLIFLSIIYWMHLERSIQKERQEQAKWAGTVYQEYIDQVISETKESLELLSLSSSVLYMDDKKTELLLKWIKDTDPRYAGVYWLNRDGVSILGTNKNFHHYYLIEQNDIERAVKTQKSFVAGTKKLHNRDFNYFSIFAPFLDQDRKVQGFLLAHIRLDHLEKRLKILIPGHTFKLETKDKTRILDINAEGFTGHSTWVDVPLTEVDWTLSVKAPDKNNTNNMNVFLMLVFFTFFFTHMIYIIVEELIVGRNIKNQKLLNESQKIDFVGTLAASTAHEIKNPLTGIKGLVQLLVEKHPEEQDQFYYSVIMKEIERINSIVSEFLILGKPMAQTLSLYDIRSIIAELRPIIESEARHFNIEVEWNIIKEPIRVHCTKDQLKQVILNIAKNGFEAMEVGKKLRIQIHHENEWAKIRIIDTGQGLNEKDIDKVFDPFYTSKKEGTGLGLFVCKRIIESFNGTIKFSSKPQNGTTVTISLPLIKHS; from the coding sequence ATGAAAACAAGGCATAAATTCACCACATATCTACTTATTGTTATTTTACCATTAATTTTTCTCTCTATCATTTATTGGATGCATTTAGAACGTTCCATTCAAAAAGAAAGACAGGAACAAGCTAAATGGGCGGGAACGGTTTATCAAGAATACATAGATCAAGTTATCAGTGAAACGAAGGAAAGCCTTGAGCTGCTTAGCCTTAGCAGTTCCGTGCTTTATATGGATGACAAAAAAACCGAACTTCTTTTGAAATGGATCAAAGATACAGATCCCAGGTATGCAGGAGTGTATTGGCTAAATCGCGACGGTGTATCCATTTTAGGGACGAATAAGAATTTCCATCATTACTATTTAATTGAACAGAATGATATTGAGCGTGCCGTAAAAACACAAAAATCGTTTGTTGCAGGAACAAAAAAGCTACATAACCGTGATTTTAATTATTTTTCCATTTTTGCTCCATTTCTTGATCAAGATAGAAAAGTGCAAGGGTTTTTATTGGCACATATCAGGCTGGATCATTTGGAAAAAAGATTAAAGATCCTGATCCCCGGCCATACCTTTAAATTGGAAACAAAGGACAAAACCCGAATTTTAGATATAAATGCCGAAGGATTCACTGGACATTCAACATGGGTGGATGTCCCTTTGACCGAAGTCGATTGGACACTGTCGGTCAAAGCGCCCGACAAGAATAACACAAATAACATGAATGTTTTTTTAATGCTTGTCTTTTTCACCTTCTTTTTTACTCACATGATCTATATCATCGTGGAGGAACTGATCGTTGGCAGGAATATTAAAAATCAGAAGTTACTAAACGAAAGCCAAAAAATAGATTTTGTCGGTACATTAGCTGCCAGTACTGCACATGAAATAAAAAACCCACTTACCGGCATAAAGGGGCTAGTGCAATTATTGGTTGAAAAACACCCTGAAGAACAAGATCAGTTCTATTACTCTGTCATCATGAAGGAAATTGAACGGATCAATAGCATCGTCAGCGAATTTTTGATTTTAGGGAAGCCAATGGCCCAGACTTTATCCTTATATGATATTCGCAGTATCATTGCTGAATTGAGACCAATAATAGAATCAGAAGCACGTCACTTCAATATTGAAGTGGAATGGAATATCATAAAGGAGCCGATCCGGGTTCATTGTACAAAGGACCAACTCAAACAAGTCATTCTCAACATTGCCAAAAACGGTTTCGAGGCCATGGAAGTTGGGAAAAAGTTAAGGATTCAAATTCACCATGAAAATGAATGGGCTAAAATCAGGATCATCGACACCGGGCAAGGACTGAATGAAAAAGATATAGATAAAGTGTTCGATCCCTTCTATACATCGAAAAAGGAAGGAACCGGATTAGGGCTATTTGTGTGTAAACGAATAATTGAATCTTTTAACGGTACCATCAAGTTTTCAAGTAAACCTCAAAACGGTACAACCGTTACAATCAGCTTACCGCTGATAAAACATTCATAG
- a CDS encoding MarR family winged helix-turn-helix transcriptional regulator: protein MENNNIQQSLKLFIVMSRAHRSINDVVNKHIAEEGLNPTEFAVLELLYHKGDQPLQQIGGKILLASGSITYVVDKLEQKEYLQRIACKEDRRVTFAKITDKGKAFIEGVFPEHEKRIDDIMSVLTQDEKATVIELLKKIGYSAQN from the coding sequence ATGGAGAATAATAACATCCAACAGTCTTTGAAACTGTTCATTGTGATGTCTAGAGCTCATCGATCCATCAATGATGTGGTAAATAAACATATAGCTGAAGAGGGTTTGAATCCAACTGAGTTTGCAGTACTGGAATTACTTTATCATAAAGGGGATCAGCCTCTTCAGCAAATAGGCGGAAAGATCCTGCTGGCGAGCGGCAGCATTACCTATGTCGTGGATAAACTTGAACAGAAGGAATATCTACAGCGAATAGCATGTAAAGAGGATCGCCGTGTAACCTTTGCAAAAATAACGGATAAAGGAAAGGCCTTCATTGAAGGAGTATTTCCTGAGCATGAAAAAAGAATCGATGATATCATGAGTGTACTTACGCAAGATGAAAAGGCCACCGTGATCGAATTGCTTAAAA